From the genome of Rhodothermales bacterium:
CTTCGCCGATGCCGACTTGGAAGCGTGTATCCCGTCGTCCGTTTATGCCGTGTTCGACAATACGGGGCAGGACTGCTGCGCGCGCAGCCGCATCCTCGTGCAACGGACTTTGTTCGACCGATTCGTCCAGCGGTTTATCGATCGTACGAAAACACTGGTGATCGGCCCGACGGACGACCCGGCGACCGAACTGGGACCCCTGATTTCCCGGGCTCAGCGGGATCGGGTGGTCAGCTACATGGACATCGGCCTCGCCGAGGGCGCCGAGCGCATCTACGGCGGCGACATGCCGGCCGGTCCGGGACATTACCTGGCGCCATCGGTGTACGTGAACGTGAACGCCGATATGCGGATCATGCAGGAGGAAATCTTTGGCCCCGTCGTGGGTATCATGCCGTTCGACACCGAAGAGGATGCCGTTCGCATCGCCAACGACAGCCAGTATGGCCTCTCAGGGTCGTTATGGACGCGCGACGTGGGGCGTGCGCTACGCGTGGCGCGGGCGATGGACACCGGCATGGTGTCAATCAATAGCAGCTCGAGCGTCCACATCGAAATGCCCTTTGGCGGTGTGAAACAGAGCGGCCTGGGGCGTGAACAGGGCATGGCAGCGTTGGAGCACTACAGCGAGTACAAGTCGGTATTCATTGCGAACGACTGAAGCCCAGATGGTCACACCCGTACTACTTGCGATCGGCGTTGTCGCCTGCGGCCTCCTCCTCATTGCCGAATACCGCCGGCAGACCGGCGGCATCATGTTCTGGAAGATGGTGGCGGCCTCCGTGTACCTCGCCCTTGCGGCGCCAGGGGTTGAAACAGCATACGGTCGCCTCCTGATGACGGCGCTGGCGCTGTCCTGGATCGGGGATCTATTGCTGCTGTTCGATCGGAAGCCGGCGTTTTTCCTTGGGGGCCTCGGGGGATTCTTTCTGGCCCACATTGGATTCACGGTGGCCATGTACGCCTACGGGTGGGACCTGGTCGTTTTTGTGGGCATCTACCTGTTCCTCGGCGTTCTGGCGCATGTCTGGATCTGGCGCGGGTGGCTGACGCACCACGTCGCCGGCGGGATGCGTGTCGCCGTGCAGCTGTACCTCGTGGCCATTCTGGTGATGGTCGCCGCCGCGATCAGCGTGTCCTGGCAGCATCAGGCGCCCGTGTTTGCCGTGGCCGCTCTCCTGTTCGCCGTATCCGACGTCGCCGTAGCCCGGCAGCAGTTTGTCGAAGCGACCTTCGAAAACAAGATCTGGGGGTTGCCGCTGTACTTCTCGGCGCAATATCTGTTTGCGCATACGGTCGGCGGGCCGTGACGCGGAATCGATGGAGGGCCCTCAGGGGTCTTGAGTACCCCTGAGGGCTGATCAACGCAGCGTGTTGTCGCAGACTCAGTCCCTTCCTCACCCTCCCATGGAAGCGCTCGCCGTCGTCTCACCCAGTTCCCAGCCGGGGCGGTATTGGCGTCGGAGCATGGCGTTGGCTTCCGGCACGTTCGTGATCTCCATCTTCTCGGCATCCCACTGCAGGCGCCGGCTGGTCAGCAGCGCGATATTGCCCAGGCAGGTCGATTCCGCCAGATCTTGCACGTTCTGGAAGCTGCCGGCCGACTGCCGGCCTTCGCGGATGGCGGCGATCCATTCGTCCGTCCCGTCGAGCACCTCTTGT
Proteins encoded in this window:
- a CDS encoding lysoplasmalogenase family protein — protein: MVTPVLLAIGVVACGLLLIAEYRRQTGGIMFWKMVAASVYLALAAPGVETAYGRLLMTALALSWIGDLLLLFDRKPAFFLGGLGGFFLAHIGFTVAMYAYGWDLVVFVGIYLFLGVLAHVWIWRGWLTHHVAGGMRVAVQLYLVAILVMVAAAISVSWQHQAPVFAVAALLFAVSDVAVARQQFVEATFENKIWGLPLYFSAQYLFAHTVGGP